A single genomic interval of Drosophila virilis strain 15010-1051.87 chromosome 2, Dvir_AGI_RSII-ME, whole genome shotgun sequence harbors:
- the LOC138911002 gene encoding uncharacterized protein: MFDEGASANGNDEATSASQVAVGTQAAVFKIKIKNLTDRLNRLSSELDPARLRDVDDYELQDYISMASDLQAKFEIVCDGLLEVDHASVDEDLQTSFESTIRQLRLSLQRERGNRSKVQQIPHCSTFNSAAADDSRSTFVVPNHSRLPQLKLPEFSGGYTEWADFSNLFTTVIDKDPYLTNIEKLQHLRSCLKGTALDTIRSLEISNANYAAALELLDKRFNNKRLIFQAHISEILGLRKVDKGATAQLREFSDKLNSHLRALKSMGSVEQIAGCVIVHTLLQKLDSVTQASWEDDAPLDVIPSCERFTTFIERRCQRLENADHATAMYTPSSQVGQNNSSRRTFVVTRNGTSACVFCEVAGHSIYKCLQFANLSPLLRLHEAKRLALCLNCLQRGHQLRVCGSSACRVCGSKHHSLLHLGNTSSHIAASSPNNAQDTETYSSSQNTLAALLSSPLTTAQHLKHDVVLLATAVINVKNRAGSLVPCRALLDSGSQLHIITSRLAHQLQLRKFKSTAIVSGIGDAAFASDGFSVNINVKSRVSEYSTCIPALIAPSITDNQPGFTLDPASWNIPSNIQLADPEFFKSQQIDMLIGASLFFDLLCVGQIKLAAGLPILQKTRLGWVATGGASHAGKSSFMAMRSMENPDLLVDSHLQPNTQIDELIRRFWELECCTDPESLPNKEERDCEAHFQANFKRLSTGDYSVRLPLRLGMYPLGDSYQQAVRRFLNLERKLDRNPLLKPQYAAFIKEYLDLGHMSLVTSAALGQCKYYLPHHCVLKEDSTTTKLRVVFDGSAVTTSGHSLNDALMAGPTIQPKLFSILMRFRTFAVALTGDICKMYRCVRVEPADSYFQCILWRESQHQKIQIYKLDTVTYGTKPASFLSVRAMHQLAMDEQKTFPIGSDIVKRDFYVDDLISGGSCVQEAIEILKQTSGLLAKGNFRLRKWCSSDTSVLQNIPEEDRETLLKFDDGSDITKTLGLVWDPASDCFLFSFSPLRLPSRLTKRSILSAIARFYDPLGLVGPVITKSKIFMQDLWREKLDWDESLPVHLSTAWVNFCADFEYTQQFQYPRRALSSDSTVEIHGFCDASLSAYGACVYTVSKCNGNTSVRLLCSKSRVAPVKTITVPKLELCGAALLAQLLSEICQMKVFDCRYYCWSDSAVTLAWIRNDASKFNVFVANRVAAIQELTTGMEWHHIPTELNPADIISRGALPSELFRSPLWAHGPSFLSKGKEEWPASCVPVESLPELRHKVLLGTAAQPDLSIGCKFINSFSKLQRVFAYVYKFVNRIRGAELTVDHLHHGTHWLLRSVQMATLSDDYKALKEGRHVKPSSSMASLAPFLDDFGLLRIGGRLKNSSLDFSARHPIILPRQHPVTRAIIVYFHKRNLHAGPRALLSSIRLQYWPIGGRKTVSSIVAKCIICFRAKPRLAEHIMADLPADRLNTSYPFMVTGVDYCGPFYYKNEVRNRPPVKCYISLFICFATKAVHLELVKDLSTTSFLNALKRFILTRSRPSRIWSDNATNFVGAKNELADLNRLFLRDEHVKAVNEFCLTESIEWLFIPPRSPHFGGLWEAAVKTAKHHFYRSVCSSILDFDSLQHPGDLDVLTPAHFLGTAPSSSYIEPDLRQLNFNRLNYFQRVTYLQQVFWARWREEYLTLLQQRSKWRTPQPGLSINDVVLVKDENLPPLKWPLARVQELISGSDGVSRVAVLQTATGVIRRAVRKLCLLPKQDDVESPCLPTGGECLVK; encoded by the exons atgtttgatgaaggtgcaagtgcaaatggaaatgatgaGGCGACATCAGCTAGTCAAGTGGCGGTTGGAACCCAGGCtgctgtttttaaaataaagatcaaGAATTTAACTGATCGACTCAATAGATTGTCCTCGGAACTTGATCCCGCTCGACTTCgcgatgttgatgactacgagctgcaagattacataagcatggcatctgacttgcaggcgaaatttgaGATAGTCTGTGATGGTTTGTTGGAGGTGGATCATGCCAGCGTTGATGAGGATCTTCAGACAAGTTTTGAGTCAACTATTAGGCAGCTACGGCTGTCCCTTCAACGCGAGCGCGGAAATCGAAGCAAGGTTCAGCAGATTCCGCATTGTTCCACCTTCAATTCAGCCGCAGCCGATGACTCGCGTTCTACCTTCGTTGTTCCAAACCACTCTCGATtgcctcaacttaaattgccggagtttagtggaggctacacagaatgggccgattTCTCGAACCTGTTCACCACGGTCATTGacaaggatccgtatttgaccaacattgaaaaactccagcatctacggtcatgccttaaaggaacagcgctggatacaattcgctcattggaaatttcaaacgcaaattatgctgccgctttagaactgcttgataagcgttttaataacaagcgtcttatttttcaggcacacatctcTGAAATTTTGGGTTTGAGAAAGGTGGACAAGGGCGCGACTGCACAGCTGCGCGAATTTTCAGATAAGCTCAACTCTCATCTACGtgctttaaaatcgatgggcagtGTGGAACAGATCGCCGGTTGCGTCATAGTACATACGTTGCTGCAAAAACTAGATAGCGTTACGCAGGCTAGCTGGGAGGATGATGCGCcgttggacgtcataccatcatGCGAGCGGTTTACAACCTTCATAGAGAGGCGTTGccaaaggctggaaaatgcggaTCACGCTACGGCAATGTACACGCCTAGCTCCCAGGTGGGCCAGAACAACAGTAGTAGAAGAACGTTTGTAGTGACTAGGAATGGAAcgagtgcttgtgtgttttgtgaagTCGCAGGCCactctatttataaatgtttgcaattcgcAAATTTATCGCCCTTGCTGCGCCTTCACGAAGCCAAGCGGCTTGCGCTGTGCCTAAACTGCCTGCAAAGGGgacatcagctgagagtcTGCGGCTCCAGCGCTTGCAGAGTTTGTGGAAGCAAACATCATAGCTTGTTGCATCTTGGCAACACAAGCAGTCACATCGCTGCTTCTAGCCCAAACAATGCTCAAGATACCGAAACTTATTCGTCATCCCAAAACACCTTGGCGGCACTTTTATCTTCGCCTCTCACTACCGCCCAGCATCTCAAGCACGATGTGGTCCTGCTTGCCACTGCCGTCATCAACGTGAAAAATCGCGCTGGCTCCTTGGTGCCTTGCCGTGCGTTGCTCGACTCTGGGTCGCAgttgcacatcatcacctctcgtcttgctcatcagctccagctgcgcaaattcaagtcaacagcaatcgtctctggcattggtgatgcagcATTTGCGTCCGATGGGTTTTCGgtcaacatcaatgtcaaatCTCGAGTGTCGGAGTACTCCACATGCATCCCGGCCTTGATTGCACCATCCATCACCGATAATCAGCCTGGCTTCACTCTTGACCCTGCATCATGGAACATTCcatcaaatatacaactagctgatcctgaattctttaaatctcagcaaatcgaCATGTTGATTGGAGCCAGTCTGTTCTTCGATCTGCTATGCGTCGGCCAGATTAAACTAGCTGCTGGACTGCCGATATTGCAAAAGACTCGCCTTGGTTGGGTGGCTACGGGAGGTGCCTCACATGCTGGAAAATCATCATTCATGGCCATGAGATCAATGGAgaatccagatctgctggtTGACTCGCATCTGCAGCCTAATACACAGATTGATGAATTAATCCGTCGTTTTTGGGAATTGGAATGCTGCACCGACCCTGAGTCCTTACCAAACAAGGAGGAACGCGACTGtgaggcacactttcaggccaattttAAACGTCTGTCGACTGGCgactattcagttcgtttaccgcTACGTCTAGGCATGTATCCgctgggtgactcctatcaacaggcgGTTCGTCGATTCCTGAACTTAGAAAGAAAACTAGACCGTAATCCACTATTGAAACCccagtatgcagcatttatcaaggaGTATCTTGACTTGGGTCACATGTCACTTGTTACCTCagctgcactgggccaatGCAAGTACTACctgccacatcactgcgtgctgaaggaggatagcactacaaccaagctaagggtcgtgtttgatggctcagcagttactacctctggacactcgctgaatgatgcactgatggcaGGTCCTACCATCCAACCGAAGCTGTTTTCGATACTGATGCGGTTTCGTACATTTGCAGTCGCCCTGACAGgcgatatatgcaaaatgtatcgatgcgtacgagtcgaacccgcagacagttattttcaatgtatCTTGTGGCGTGAGtctcagcatcagaagatacagatttacaaattagacaccgtcacctacggcacaaaaccagcatcgtttctctcagtgcgagctatgcaccaactggccatggatgagcagaaAACTTTCCCTATTGGCTCTGACATTGTTAAAAGAGATTTCTACGTGGATGACCTCATTTCTGGTGGTAGCTGTGTTCAAGAAGCAATTGAGATATTGAAACAAACATCTGGACTACTCGCCAAGGGGAACTTTAGGCTGCGCAAATGGTGTTCTAGCGACACATCTGTACTCCAAAACATACCGGAAGAGGATAGAGAAACGCTGCTTAAGTTTGACGATGGCAGTGACATCACGAAAACGTTAGGCCTCGTTTGGGATCCCGCTTCAGACTGTTTCCTTTTCTCCTTCTCTCCACTGAGGTTGCCCTCCAGACTGACAAAACGGTCAATACTCTCCGCAATTGCTCGCTTTTACGACCcccttggtcttgttggtcccgtaataacaaaatcgaaaatttttatgCAGGATCTCTGGAGAGAAAAGCTGGACTGGGATGAGAGCCTGCCCgtacacttaagcacagcctGGGTCAACTTCTGCGCTGATTTTGAGTATACTCAGCAATTCCAGTATCCCCGTCGAGCACTCTCATCAGACAGTACAGTGGAGATTCACGgattttgtgatgccagcctaAGCGCTTATGGAGCATGCGTCTATACAGTCTCAAAGTGCAATGGCAACACCAGCGTGCGTCTCTTAtgctccaaatcgcgtgtCGCGCCTGTGAAAACCATCACGGTACCAAAGCTGGAACTCTGCGGAGCTGCATTACTGGCTCAACTTCTCagcgaaatatgccaaatgaaagTGTTCGACTGTCGGTATTACTGTTGGTCAGACTCTGCCGTGACTTTGGCTTGGATTCGCAATGATGCTTCGAAATTCAATGTTTTCGTTGCCAACCGAGTCGCAGCCATCCAAGAGCTCACCACTGGAATGGAATGGCATCATATTCCCACCGAATTAAACCCGGCGGATATAATTTCACGAGGAGCGCTGCCTAGTGAGCTCTTCCGGTCTCCATTATGGGCCCATGGTCCGAGTTTTCTCAGTAAGGGAAAGGAAGAGTGGCCTGCCTCCTGTGTACCTGTCGAATCCTTACCAGAACTTCGACACAAGGTACTCCTCGGAACTGCAGCGCAACCGGATCTCTCGATTGGTTGCAAGTTCATCAATTCGTTTTCCAAGCTGCAGCGGGTCTTTGcttatgtttacaaatttgtaaatcgaATCCGAGGAGCTGAACTAACCGTTGACCACTTGCATCATGGCACACATTGGTTGCTgcggtcagtgcaaatggctaCTCTCAGCGATGACTACAAGGCATTGAAGGAAGGAAGGCATGTCAAACCGTCTAGCTCAATGGCCTCTCTTGCACCATTCCTTGACGACTTCGGCCTACTTCGCATCGGTGGACGGCTGAAAAACTCGTCGTTGGACTTCTCAGCGCGAcatccgattatattgccCCGTCAGCATCCTGTGACGCGAGCAATCATAGTTTACTTTCATAAACGAAACTTACACGCTGGACCTCGCGCTTTATTGTCTTCGATTCGGCTCCAgtactggcccattggcggtcgAAAAACAGTCTCCagtattgttgccaaatgcataatctgttttcgtgccaagccacgattggccgagcatataatggcagacctaccagctgatcgtctTAATACATCGTATCCCTTTATGGTCACTGGCGTTGAttactgtggaccattttACTACAAGAACGAAGTGCGCAACAGGCCACCAGTGAAATGCTATATCAGtctgttcatatgcttcgctacaaagGCGGTGCACTTAGAGCTTGTAAAGGACTTGTCCACAACATCGTTTCTAAACGCCCTAAAACGTTTCATCCTGACTCGCTCTCGACcttcaaggatctggtctgacaatgcgacaaacttcGTAGGTGCCAAGAACGAACTAGCAGATCTGAACCGCCTGTTCCTGAGAGACGAGCATGTCAAGGCCGTTAACGAGTTTTGCCTAACCGAATCAATTGAATGGTTGTTCATCCCTCCTCGCTCTCCGCACTTTGGTGGACTATGGGAAGCCGCTGTGAAGACTGCTAAGCACCACTTTTATCGATCTGTTTGCTCTTCCATTTTGGATTTCGATTCGCTGC agcatccaggtgatcttgacgtcttgacacccgcacacttCCTGGGTACAGCGCCATCTTCATCATACATTGAGCCCGATCTAAGGCAGCTTAACTTCAATcggcttaattattttcagcgcgtcacatatctccaacaagtattctgggcccgttggcgcgaagagtatttgacgcttcttcaacagcgctccaaatggcgcactCCTCAGCCTGGACTCTCCATTAACGATGTTGTCCTTGTAAAGGATGAGAATCTACCGCCGCTGAAGTGGCCACTCGCCAGAGTGCAAGAGCTGATCTCTGGATCTGATGGGGTATCCAGAGTTGCTGTGCTTCAAACTGCGACTGGAGTCATACGTAGAGCTGTACgaaagctgtgtttgctgcccaaacaggatgatgttgaaagcccttgccttccaacggggggagaatgtttggtcaagtaa